The Sandaracinaceae bacterium genome segment AAGTCCTTCTCGCTGCCCCGTTCCTGGTAGTGGCGGTGGATGTTCTCGATGATGACGATCGCATCGTCGACCAGAATCCCGATCGCGAAGATCATCGACGAGAGCGTCATGCGATTCAGCGTGAAGCCCGTCATCTTGTAGACGAACGGGACGATCGCGAGCGTCACGGGAATCACGATGGCCACGATTACGGCTTCGCGCCGACCAAGCGCCAGCGCGATGAGGAGGACGACCACCAGCGTCGCGATGGCCATGTGCTCGATCAGCGTCACCACGCGGTGTGTCGCCGTTCGTCCTGTGTCGCGCGTGACGCTGAGATGGACATCACGCGGCAGGGAGCTCCGGTGCGAGCCTATCGAGCAGGCCCCGCGCACGCTCCGTCAGACCCGCGGCGTCAACGCCACTGACCTTGTGAATCGCCAGGGTCACGGCGGCGTGCGACGCCCAGCCGTCGCCGCGCTGCAGGTGGGCCACATAATCTCGCGGCTCGGCCACGCCATCGCGGACGGTCGCAACGTCGCGGAGATAGACGGGCCCGGCAGGCGTGGCTGCAACGACCAGCGCCTCTACGTCTTGGGCGGACGAGAGCAGCGCTCCAGTCTCAACGCGAAAGCTGCCGCCCGGACCCGCCAGTTCGCCCGCCGGCAGCCGGACGTTCGCCGCCTCGACGGCTTGGACGATACGGTCGGCGCCGAGACCTCGCTCCGCGAGCCGGTTCGCGTCCAGCTCGACGACGATCTCGCGGCGAGAACCTCCCGTGAGCTGAACGCGCGACACTCCGGGAAGCGACTCGAGCTCGCTGGCCAGCTCCGCTGCCAGCCTGCGAACGAGGACGGCATCGTCCGACTCGTGCCAAAGCGTGACGGCGAGCACCGGAACGTCCTCGATACCTCTTGGCACCACCAAGGGCGGCGGAACCCGCGCGGGAAGAGAGTCTCTGTTCGCATTCAGGCGCTCGTAGAGCTGGCTCAGCGCCAGATCGCGCTCGACGCCTTCCCGGAACTGCACCACGAACAAGGCGGCGTCGTCAGTGGCCGAGCTGATGACATGCTCCACCGACGGGATCTCGAGAATCCATGCCGCCACTGGACGAGCGATTCGCGCGTCCACATCCGCAGCGCCACGACCGGGGAACGCGACGAACACGTCAGCGACAGCGACGGTGACCGACGGGTCTTCTTCCCAGGCCGTGGTGTAGATGGCGAGGATCCCCAGAGCCAGCGAGACGAGGATGATGAGCGGCGTCAACTTTGAGCGAAGGAACGTGCTTGCGACGCCGCCCGAGAAGCCCAAGGAATCGTCCCCGTCCCTCATCGCGCTTCCACAGCCACGCGCCGTCCGTCGGACAGGCACTGGGCATCGAGAGCGACGGCGACCCGCTCACCCGCCCGAAGTCCGGACAAGACCCGCACCGTGTCACCGCGGTCCTCGTCGATCACCACCCAACGCAGCCTCGCCTCCGACTGGTCGGTCACCACGAACACCCCGGTGAGTTGTCCGCGCTCGAACAACGCCGCTCTCGGAATTCTCGCGGCGGAGACCTCCTCTCCGCTGGCCTCGACGGGGACCTCGAGGGTCGCGAACATGCCCGCCTGGTACGAGCGACTCGGGTTCTCCAGCACCAACTGCAGTCGCAGCCCGGCAGCACGAATGTCTCCCGAGGGGATGACCCCCTCCACAGTGCCAGCGGCGCGCGCTCCAGCAAGGTCCATGAACAGCTCTTGCCCAGGGGTCAGGTGCCTTGCCAGATCGGGTCCAATGGGAGCGACGACCCGCAACCGCGAGTCGTCCTCGATGACGGCCACGGGCTGCCCTGGTCCGACGAGGTCTCCGACCTCGACCAACCTTCGGACGACCACGCCTGCAAACGGCGCTTCGACCCGCGCGTAGGAGAGGTTCACGTCCACTTCACCGATGACGGCGCCTGCGGTCGTCGTGGCGGCCGTTGCCTGCGTGAGCATGGCCTCTGCTTGCTCGAGCTGCGCCCCCGAAATCGCGCCCGAAGCACGGAGCGCGCGCATGCGCTCCACGTTCACTTGAGCAAGGCTGAGAGCCGCTCGTGCGACGTCCTGACCAGCTGCGGCCTGCTCGCGTCGCCTGCTCAGGTCTCGGGTATCGAGCCGCACCAAGAGTTGCCCGGCTAGCACTCGCTCGCCCTCTCGAAACGTGGCTGCGGTGACCCTGGCCATGACCCGCGCAGACGGCGTGGTTCGTCGCAGCGGCTCTGCGACCCCAACAACGGTGGTGGAGCGAGCGGTTTGGTCCAGCGTGACTGGCTGAACTTCCACCGAGCAGGGGGGGAGGTCTGCGGTGCGCGCAGGTGCGGAGGCAGCAGGCTCGCTGCACCCACCCAAACCACCGAAGAGAACCAGAACGAGCAGCATATGGGAGGAACCAGGCGCAGCACAGCTCGAGACCTTGCGACGCAGGTGATTCACGGGGACTCCCCTTCGATGGCTACTGGATCCAACCCCAGGGCGCGCCGCCAGCGGACCTGGGCGCGCAAGACGCCGTATCCAGCGTTGACTTCAAAGAGTCGCGTCGCATAGAGCAGCGACTGAGCGTCGAGCACGTCTGTGCTCGTACCAAGCTGCTGCGCGAAGCGCTGCTGTACGATCTCGAGATTCTGCTCGGCCTGCGTCACCGCACCGCGCACAACCTCCAGCTGCGCAACGGCGACGTCGACCTCGGTTTCAGCCTGCATAGCCGCCAAGCGCAGACCCTCCCGCGCTTGGGTCTCGGCTGCTTCAGCCTGCAGGGCTCGAGCCCGTGCGGCATCGATTGCGTAGTAACCGCTCCCCCATTCCCAGATGTTCCAACTGAGCTGAACCCCAACAAACCAGGCGTTCTCGGGTTGGAACTGCACGCCCTCGACGTGCTCCGCTCTGAAAATCGCGTTGACCTCGGGCGCCATCTGTGACCTCGCGACACGCACACCGACGCGCGCTTGTTCTACGCGTGCTCTCACCGCTGCGAGCTCGGGCCTGCTGTCCGAGTCACCCTCGGGCGAAGCATCGCTCCTCGGGCTCGTTACGGCCACACTCGGTGCTGGCAGGTCCGCCGGCCAGACCTCGCTATCGCCGGGGAAGCCCATCAGAAAAGCGAGATGCGCTCTCGCGAGCCTCGCGCCGGCCGCGGCTTGCAGCTGAAGCACACGAGCTTCAGCAAGGCGGACTTCGGCTACCAGCACGTCGTTGCGCGTGA includes the following:
- a CDS encoding efflux RND transporter permease subunit — its product is MRGACSIGSHRSSLPRDVHLSVTRDTGRTATHRVVTLIEHMAIATLVVVLLIALALGRREAVIVAIVIPVTLAIVPFVYKMTGFTLNRMTLSSMIFAIGILVDDAIVIIENIHRHYQERGSEKDLARVTLEAVREVGNPTILATFTVIAALMPTAFVSGMMGQFLRALPIGASVAMVYSLFIASP
- a CDS encoding TolC family protein — encoded protein: MQALEAEGMSQLAADQVRTIEAHVERARQFHENELITRNDVLVAEVRLAEARVLQLQAAAGARLARAHLAFLMGFPGDSEVWPADLPAPSVAVTSPRSDASPEGDSDSRPELAAVRARVEQARVGVRVARSQMAPEVNAIFRAEHVEGVQFQPENAWFVGVQLSWNIWEWGSGYYAIDAARARALQAEAAETQAREGLRLAAMQAETEVDVAVAQLEVVRGAVTQAEQNLEIVQQRFAQQLGTSTDVLDAQSLLYATRLFEVNAGYGVLRAQVRWRRALGLDPVAIEGESP
- a CDS encoding efflux RND transporter permease subunit, which translates into the protein MTPLIILVSLALGILAIYTTAWEEDPSVTVAVADVFVAFPGRGAADVDARIARPVAAWILEIPSVEHVISSATDDAALFVVQFREGVERDLALSQLYERLNANRDSLPARVPPPLVVPRGIEDVPVLAVTLWHESDDAVLVRRLAAELASELESLPGVSRVQLTGGSRREIVVELDANRLAERGLGADRIVQAVEAANVRLPAGELAGPGGSFRVETGALLSSAQDVEALVVAATPAGPVYLRDVATVRDGVAEPRDYVAHLQRGDGWASHAAVTLAIHKVSGVDAAGLTERARGLLDRLAPELPAA
- a CDS encoding efflux RND transporter periplasmic adaptor subunit gives rise to the protein MEVQPVTLDQTARSTTVVGVAEPLRRTTPSARVMARVTAATFREGERVLAGQLLVRLDTRDLSRRREQAAAGQDVARAALSLAQVNVERMRALRASGAISGAQLEQAEAMLTQATAATTTAGAVIGEVDVNLSYARVEAPFAGVVVRRLVEVGDLVGPGQPVAVIEDDSRLRVVAPIGPDLARHLTPGQELFMDLAGARAAGTVEGVIPSGDIRAAGLRLQLVLENPSRSYQAGMFATLEVPVEASGEEVSAARIPRAALFERGQLTGVFVVTDQSEARLRWVVIDEDRGDTVRVLSGLRAGERVAVALDAQCLSDGRRVAVEAR